Proteins from one Thermobifida alba genomic window:
- a CDS encoding beta-ketoacyl-ACP synthase 3: MIRQTGAGTGRHAAILGVGGYRPRRVVSNIEVCAGIDSTPEWIESRSGIRERRFADERETLAMMAAQASATALAGAGLRPEAVDLLLAASMSDLVQTPPLAARASHALGAHAAAAVDVSGACAGFCHALAAARDAVLTGSAEYVVVVAAERMTDIVDPADRNVSVLFADGAGAVVVGPSAVAGVGPVVRRADVRYTDALRMSGDWGRYAASLEEERPWMRMDGRRVFQWVADAVVRGGREVIRASGIEPADLEVFIPHQANERLIDLLAERLGLSPTTVVARDVVTSGNTSAASIPLAMETLLASGGARSGQLALLLGFGAGLNFAGQVVRLP; encoded by the coding sequence GTGATCCGACAGACAGGTGCCGGAACCGGACGCCACGCGGCGATCCTGGGGGTCGGCGGGTACCGACCGCGCAGAGTCGTCAGCAACATCGAGGTGTGCGCGGGAATTGACTCCACCCCTGAGTGGATCGAGTCACGCAGTGGTATACGTGAGCGGCGGTTCGCGGATGAGCGGGAGACCCTGGCCATGATGGCGGCGCAGGCCTCGGCCACGGCCCTGGCCGGTGCTGGCCTGCGTCCCGAGGCGGTTGACCTGCTGCTGGCCGCCAGTATGTCGGATCTGGTCCAGACACCACCGCTGGCGGCGCGCGCGTCCCACGCGCTGGGGGCGCACGCGGCGGCGGCCGTGGACGTGTCGGGGGCGTGCGCGGGATTCTGTCACGCGTTGGCCGCGGCCCGTGACGCTGTGCTGACGGGCAGCGCCGAGTACGTCGTCGTGGTCGCCGCGGAGCGGATGACCGACATCGTGGACCCTGCGGACCGCAACGTCAGTGTGCTGTTCGCGGACGGGGCGGGAGCGGTGGTCGTGGGCCCCTCGGCGGTGGCCGGGGTCGGTCCCGTGGTCCGTCGCGCCGACGTCCGGTACACCGACGCCCTACGCATGAGCGGTGACTGGGGGCGCTACGCCGCCTCACTGGAGGAGGAGCGGCCGTGGATGCGCATGGACGGCCGACGGGTCTTCCAGTGGGTGGCGGACGCGGTGGTGCGGGGCGGGCGGGAAGTGATACGAGCCTCCGGAATCGAACCGGCCGACCTGGAGGTCTTCATCCCCCACCAGGCCAACGAGCGCCTGATCGATCTGTTGGCGGAGCGTCTGGGGCTTTCCCCCACCACCGTGGTGGCCCGCGACGTGGTGACCTCAGGCAATACCTCAGCGGCCTCCATTCCCCTGGCGATGGAGACGCTGCTGGCCTCCGGCGGCGCCCGCAGCGGCCAGCTCGCGCTCCTCCTGGGTTTCGGAGCCGGTCTCAACTTCGCGGGTCAGGTGGTGAGACTGCCCTGA
- a CDS encoding acyl carrier protein, with protein sequence MTELTLDHLIQIMRECAGEDTDAALGADSAHVDFDELGYDSLAVMEAAARLERDLGIALPEEEIAEVRTLAAFVALANRRLTESAGLPG encoded by the coding sequence GTGACCGAACTGACCCTGGACCACCTGATCCAGATCATGCGGGAGTGCGCCGGCGAGGACACCGACGCCGCGCTGGGAGCGGACAGCGCCCATGTCGACTTCGACGAGCTGGGCTACGACTCCCTGGCCGTCATGGAGGCCGCGGCGCGGCTGGAGCGCGACCTCGGCATCGCGCTGCCCGAGGAGGAGATCGCCGAGGTGCGCACTCTCGCGGCTTTTGTCGCCCTGGCCAACCGCAGACTCACCGAGTCTGCCGGCCTTCCTGGCTGA
- a CDS encoding ketosynthase chain-length factor, with product MTAVPPNTEGGTRPVITGIGVIAPTGIGAKAHWEATLRGENAIVPVDAFGPEGRRSRLLGEVRGFVAEDHIPGRLLPQSDRITRFALAAAEWALVDAGSPQAALSAEDMAVVTANSTGGIAFGQRELEKLWGRGPQYVSAYMSFAWFYAVNTGQLSIRHDMRGPMGVVVTEQAGGLDAIAQARRVLRAGTPLALTGGMDSAVCPYGLAAQAASGRLTGSDDPDRAYLPFDRDATGHVAGEGGAMLVLESADRARSRGVRGYGEISGYCATFDPPPGSGRPTNLRRAIEGALEDAGTAPNGVSVVFADAAGETEADQAEAEALSEVFGPRGVPVTAPKTMTGRLYAGAGPLDLVSACLALRERIAPPTINSATAADAAVDLVTGAPRPLAPGAALVVARGTGGFNSAVIVEAAQPRP from the coding sequence ATGACCGCCGTGCCCCCGAACACAGAAGGCGGGACACGCCCCGTCATCACCGGAATCGGCGTGATAGCCCCCACCGGGATCGGCGCCAAGGCCCACTGGGAGGCGACCCTTCGGGGCGAGAACGCCATCGTCCCGGTGGACGCCTTCGGCCCCGAGGGCCGCCGGTCGCGGCTCCTCGGCGAGGTCCGCGGATTCGTCGCCGAGGACCACATTCCCGGGCGCCTGCTTCCCCAGAGCGACCGGATCACCCGCTTCGCCCTGGCAGCCGCCGAATGGGCGCTCGTGGACGCCGGCTCCCCCCAGGCCGCACTGTCCGCCGAGGACATGGCGGTGGTCACCGCCAACTCCACCGGCGGCATCGCCTTCGGCCAGCGCGAACTGGAGAAGTTGTGGGGCAGGGGGCCCCAGTACGTGAGCGCGTACATGTCTTTCGCCTGGTTCTACGCGGTGAACACCGGACAGCTCTCGATCCGGCACGACATGCGCGGTCCGATGGGTGTGGTCGTCACCGAGCAGGCTGGCGGCCTGGACGCGATCGCCCAGGCGCGGCGCGTCCTGAGAGCCGGGACCCCGCTGGCGCTCACCGGCGGAATGGACTCCGCGGTCTGTCCCTACGGCCTGGCCGCGCAGGCCGCCTCCGGCAGGCTCACCGGAAGCGACGATCCCGACCGGGCCTACCTGCCCTTCGACAGGGACGCGACCGGCCACGTCGCTGGGGAGGGGGGCGCGATGCTGGTGCTGGAGAGCGCCGATCGGGCCCGGAGCCGAGGCGTGCGCGGCTACGGCGAGATCTCCGGGTACTGCGCGACGTTCGACCCCCCTCCCGGATCAGGACGGCCGACCAACCTGCGCCGTGCCATCGAAGGGGCGTTGGAGGATGCGGGAACCGCTCCCAACGGGGTCAGCGTGGTCTTCGCCGATGCCGCCGGGGAGACCGAGGCAGACCAGGCTGAGGCCGAGGCCCTGTCCGAGGTCTTCGGTCCGAGGGGGGTGCCGGTCACCGCGCCCAAGACGATGACCGGACGCCTGTACGCGGGTGCCGGACCGCTGGACCTGGTGAGCGCCTGCCTGGCACTGCGCGAGCGGATCGCTCCCCCCACGATCAACTCCGCCACCGCCGCCGACGCGGCGGTGGACCTGGTGACCGGGGCGCCCCGGCCGCTGGCCCCTGGTGCGGCCCTGGTCGTGGCCCGAGGTACCGGCGGATTCAATTCCGCGGTCATCGTCGAGGCGGCGCAACCCCGGCCTTGA
- a CDS encoding beta-ketoacyl-[acyl-carrier-protein] synthase family protein, protein MNRRVVVTGAGVIAPRATGTEEFWNLITSGRTASRTISTFDPRPFRSQVAAECDFVPHRHGLTAERAEELDRATQFALAAASQAIADSGLTDRVRRPDRTGVSIGNAVGCTQQMERQYLEVSDGGRRWRVDADRASEHFYDYFVPSSIAAELAWNAGAEGPAAVISAGCTSGIDAVGHAFELVREGSADTVITGGTEAPIAPITVACFDAIRATSPSNDDPAGACKPFDSRRNGFVLGEGAAVLVLEERQKALARGARILGEITGYASRGNAHHMTGLRPDGRELAAAVTAALAQGRTLPEEVDYVNAHGTATRQNDRHETAALKRALADRARSVPVSSIKPVVGHSLGAIGAIEIVACLLAIRHGVVPPTANLHESDAELDLDYVPLTAREHRVRTALTVGSGFGGFQSAMVLTDGKG, encoded by the coding sequence GTGAACCGGCGTGTGGTCGTCACCGGTGCGGGGGTGATCGCCCCGAGGGCAACCGGAACCGAGGAGTTCTGGAACTTGATCACCAGCGGTCGTACGGCCTCGCGCACCATCAGCACGTTCGACCCCCGCCCCTTCCGCTCACAGGTCGCCGCCGAGTGCGACTTCGTCCCGCACCGGCACGGGCTGACCGCCGAGCGTGCCGAAGAACTCGACCGGGCGACCCAGTTCGCCCTCGCCGCGGCCAGCCAGGCCATCGCCGACAGCGGCCTGACTGACCGCGTGCGGCGTCCTGACCGGACGGGGGTGAGCATCGGCAACGCGGTCGGCTGCACACAGCAGATGGAGCGGCAGTATCTCGAGGTCAGCGACGGCGGCAGACGGTGGCGGGTGGACGCCGACCGGGCGAGCGAGCACTTCTACGACTACTTCGTGCCGAGCTCGATCGCGGCGGAGCTGGCCTGGAATGCGGGGGCGGAGGGACCGGCGGCCGTGATCTCGGCGGGCTGCACTTCCGGGATCGACGCCGTCGGTCACGCCTTCGAACTCGTCCGAGAGGGGAGTGCCGACACCGTCATCACCGGGGGGACCGAAGCACCCATCGCACCGATCACCGTCGCCTGCTTCGACGCGATCAGGGCGACCTCCCCGAGCAACGACGATCCGGCCGGTGCCTGCAAACCCTTCGACAGCAGACGCAACGGCTTCGTCCTAGGCGAGGGGGCTGCGGTCCTGGTCCTGGAGGAACGACAGAAGGCCTTGGCCCGAGGGGCCCGCATCCTCGGTGAGATCACCGGATACGCCTCCCGCGGCAACGCCCACCACATGACCGGGCTGCGCCCCGACGGACGGGAACTCGCCGCCGCCGTCACCGCGGCACTGGCCCAGGGACGCACCCTCCCCGAGGAGGTGGACTACGTCAACGCCCACGGGACGGCGACCAGGCAGAACGACAGACACGAGACCGCCGCCCTCAAGCGCGCTCTGGCGGATCGGGCCCGCAGCGTCCCGGTGAGCTCGATCAAGCCCGTGGTGGGCCACTCACTCGGCGCCATCGGAGCCATCGAAATCGTCGCGTGCCTGCTGGCCATCAGACACGGGGTCGTGCCGCCGACAGCCAACCTGCACGAATCCGACGCCGAACTCGACCTGGACTACGTGCCGCTCACCGCGCGTGAGCACCGGGTCCGCACCGCGCTGACCGTGGGCAGCGGCTTCGGCGGATTCCAGAGCGCGATGGTCCTCACCGACGGGAAGGGATGA
- a CDS encoding antibiotic biosynthesis monooxygenase family protein, with protein sequence MIILVNQFVDVVSPREFEEAFAEVAAFLERQPGIIRYDLLRHLDREDSYVNIAVWTDLDSFRTATTGERFARTAAPLRELCRGVPQLFRSVRSFAAGATAPVGGAEADNAVSGQFR encoded by the coding sequence ATGATCATCCTGGTCAACCAGTTCGTCGACGTCGTCTCACCTCGGGAGTTCGAAGAGGCCTTCGCCGAGGTGGCCGCGTTCCTGGAGCGCCAACCCGGAATCATCCGCTACGACCTCCTACGTCACCTGGACCGGGAGGACAGCTACGTCAACATCGCCGTCTGGACGGACCTGGACTCGTTCCGGACGGCGACGACCGGGGAGCGGTTCGCACGGACCGCGGCGCCGCTCAGGGAGCTGTGCCGGGGCGTTCCCCAGCTCTTCCGCTCCGTGCGGTCCTTCGCGGCCGGCGCCACCGCCCCCGTCGGCGGTGCCGAGGCGGACAACGCCGTCTCCGGGCAGTTCCGGTGA
- a CDS encoding PH domain-containing protein, with the protein MNTGPMRRSSGRPPTEQAVRDTAGEPAPPVTESSAPIETGTAVPWRRLDARMILVDAVKLVVSLSPVAAALLLFDVEPTLAATWPVLIVAAFGLYSALSDVLRWITTRYRITDDYVERRTGLFVRKYRSIQRDRIRSVEAEARLRHRLARLRMVRIGAGQQNTAGESALVLDAVSYRTALELRAELLQRSIEDVARGREPGERLIQPIRYSWVIFNMFNGYAYVLAVGILWGAYWLLSTFGVDPLPLVKRVVDWEAIGWGWTALIAVLITGALGVVGLTYQFFNENWEFRLMRVHGKDGTLLRTTQGLFRTREVDREEHRIRGAEISEPLLWRWMGMADTDVITTGLSMWSMAPTILPRGPVKVAHRVVDEVLREERSPLRTRFAPHPPAALRRRLFWATLVSAAIVVTTAWALTNLGWQDAWPWWATALLTWPTALLLAVAGYRHLGHAIVGRYVVLRRGVMSRVTAAVQTRAVSGVTVRQSLLQQRLGLATVAVTTAAGRGKYSSPDLAVAEVGAFVDSASPGFVTPFLERKQFPEGWTTRERGTRLGRKPHGAVKTPASGAPARLS; encoded by the coding sequence ATGAACACCGGACCGATGCGTAGGAGCAGCGGTCGGCCCCCGACCGAACAGGCCGTGCGGGACACCGCGGGGGAGCCCGCGCCCCCGGTCACCGAGTCCAGCGCGCCGATCGAGACCGGAACCGCGGTGCCCTGGCGGCGGCTGGACGCCAGGATGATCCTGGTCGACGCGGTGAAGCTGGTCGTCTCCCTGAGTCCCGTGGCGGCCGCGCTCCTCCTGTTCGACGTGGAGCCGACCCTCGCGGCCACCTGGCCAGTGCTGATCGTCGCCGCGTTCGGCCTCTACAGCGCACTCAGCGACGTCCTACGCTGGATCACCACCCGCTACCGCATCACCGACGACTACGTCGAGCGGCGGACCGGGCTCTTCGTCCGCAAGTACCGGTCGATCCAGCGTGACCGCATTCGCAGTGTGGAGGCCGAGGCGCGGTTGCGGCACCGGTTGGCCCGGTTGCGCATGGTGCGGATCGGCGCCGGGCAGCAGAACACCGCCGGCGAGTCGGCGCTGGTCCTGGACGCGGTCTCCTACCGGACCGCGCTGGAACTCCGCGCCGAACTGCTGCAGCGCAGCATCGAGGACGTGGCCCGGGGACGAGAGCCCGGGGAGCGCCTCATCCAGCCGATCCGCTACTCCTGGGTCATCTTCAACATGTTCAACGGTTACGCCTACGTGCTGGCCGTCGGCATCCTTTGGGGGGCGTACTGGCTGCTGTCCACCTTCGGCGTTGACCCGCTGCCCCTGGTCAAACGAGTGGTCGACTGGGAGGCCATCGGCTGGGGCTGGACCGCCCTCATCGCAGTCCTCATCACCGGGGCTCTTGGCGTGGTCGGACTCACCTACCAGTTCTTCAACGAGAACTGGGAGTTCCGGCTCATGCGGGTCCACGGCAAGGACGGCACGCTGCTGCGCACCACCCAGGGGCTGTTCCGCACCCGAGAGGTGGACCGTGAGGAACACCGGATACGCGGCGCGGAGATCTCCGAACCGCTGCTGTGGCGCTGGATGGGCATGGCCGACACCGACGTGATCACCACGGGGCTGTCCATGTGGAGCATGGCCCCCACGATCCTCCCGCGCGGTCCGGTCAAGGTCGCGCACCGGGTTGTCGACGAGGTCCTGCGGGAGGAGCGCAGTCCGCTGAGGACACGGTTCGCCCCCCACCCCCCGGCGGCCCTGAGACGCCGCCTGTTCTGGGCGACCCTCGTCAGCGCGGCGATCGTCGTCACCACGGCTTGGGCCCTGACGAACCTCGGATGGCAGGACGCGTGGCCCTGGTGGGCGACCGCTCTGCTCACCTGGCCGACGGCGCTGCTGCTGGCCGTAGCCGGGTACCGGCACCTGGGACACGCCATCGTCGGCCGCTATGTGGTGCTGCGCCGCGGTGTCATGTCCCGCGTCACCGCGGCTGTCCAGACGCGGGCGGTGAGCGGCGTGACCGTACGCCAATCCCTTCTCCAGCAGCGCCTGGGCCTGGCCACCGTGGCGGTCACCACCGCCGCGGGGCGGGGCAAGTACTCCTCGCCCGACCTGGCGGTCGCGGAGGTTGGCGCCTTCGTCGACTCCGCGAGCCCCGGCTTCGTCACCCCCTTCCTGGAGAGGAAGCAGTTCCCGGAAGGGTGGACGACCCGCGAGCGCGGGACCCGCCTCGGCCGGAAACCACACGGAGCGGTCAAGACACCGGCCTCCGGCGCCCCCGCGCGCCTCTCGTAG
- a CDS encoding PH domain-containing protein: protein MDAQTAARATDVEPVWLRLPKHRVESRARVWWAAQAFVRFLFIAGAMALLYLWVEQLRPWLGPPLVVVLVGGVLYIAVMPFWRYAVHRWEFTEEAVYSRTGWYVREWRVAPLSRIQTVDTVQGPIEQLLGLARLAVTTASAHGAIYISGLDQETAAEAARRLTEITQLTPGDQT, encoded by the coding sequence GTGGACGCGCAAACGGCAGCCCGTGCCACCGACGTCGAGCCGGTCTGGCTCCGTCTGCCGAAGCACCGGGTCGAGAGCCGGGCCCGTGTGTGGTGGGCCGCGCAGGCGTTCGTCCGGTTCCTGTTCATCGCTGGCGCGATGGCGCTGCTCTACCTGTGGGTGGAGCAGCTCCGGCCGTGGCTGGGACCCCCTCTCGTGGTCGTGCTCGTCGGAGGCGTGCTCTACATCGCGGTGATGCCCTTCTGGCGCTACGCGGTGCATCGCTGGGAGTTCACCGAGGAGGCGGTGTACTCGCGCACCGGATGGTACGTCCGGGAGTGGCGGGTCGCCCCGCTCTCCCGTATCCAGACGGTCGACACCGTCCAGGGCCCGATCGAGCAACTGTTGGGCCTGGCGCGGCTGGCGGTGACCACCGCGTCGGCGCACGGCGCCATCTACATCTCCGGCCTCGACCAGGAGACCGCCGCCGAGGCCGCCAGGCGGCTGACCGAGATCACCCAACTCACCCCCGGAGACCAGACATGA
- a CDS encoding TetR/AcrR family transcriptional regulator gives MSPTSTPHSRQESGTRGRTRRAILAAATSVLARDPSAPLTDIAKAAQVGRATLHRYFSDRAELHRAVVADCHQTIKEAVADAAPDHGDAREALRRLVTGFVDAGDRILFLYGAFRSDEDETDEEMPDATGDAVISLIRRGQEEGVFTRDLEPDWIENVLWALVFAGCEVAREGRLPRHGVASTIIRTLEGGIVRGE, from the coding sequence TTGTCGCCGACATCCACACCCCACTCCCGGCAGGAGAGTGGGACCCGCGGCCGGACCCGCCGCGCCATCCTGGCCGCGGCCACATCGGTCCTGGCCCGCGACCCCTCCGCCCCTCTCACCGACATCGCCAAGGCCGCGCAGGTCGGACGCGCCACCCTCCACCGCTACTTCTCCGACCGAGCGGAACTGCACCGCGCGGTCGTGGCGGACTGCCACCAGACCATCAAGGAAGCCGTCGCGGACGCCGCTCCGGACCACGGCGACGCCCGCGAGGCGCTGCGGCGCCTGGTCACCGGTTTCGTCGACGCGGGTGACCGCATCCTCTTCCTCTACGGCGCCTTCCGGAGCGACGAGGACGAGACGGACGAGGAGATGCCCGACGCCACCGGCGACGCCGTCATCTCACTGATCCGACGGGGACAGGAGGAGGGGGTCTTCACCCGCGACCTCGAACCGGACTGGATCGAGAACGTCCTGTGGGCCCTCGTCTTCGCCGGATGCGAGGTCGCCAGGGAAGGCCGTCTACCCCGCCACGGCGTTGCCTCGACCATCATCCGCACCCTGGAAGGCGGGATCGTCCGCGGCGAATGA
- a CDS encoding nucleotide disphospho-sugar-binding domain-containing protein produces the protein MRVLFTVSPWQTHYASMIPLGWALQAAGHEVRVLCARSQTPHVGAAGLLPVPVLDGMDVATWLRLQYYEQARAGLWPYPWLPPHPETGHPLTALDDFDAAEFQERTAPRLAERAARSFDSAVEFTRAWRPDIVLHDPASPEGQLAARVARIPAVLCLWGPVGTREPAHMSIVLPDHSASFPRYGLGEHHPDSATLAIDPCPASLEPPTSARRLRVRYVPYNGTAPVPKWTPVPARRPRVCVTWSTALTVISGPDSYLLPTILRGLRDVDCEVVVTATEHDAALLGKLPPDVRVVPRLPIQALLPHCDAVVHHGGSGSTLTSLWAGVPQLVTTFAAEQAATGTRTAATGAAIHLPGHHADSAAIGASVTALLSDRSYRSAAERLRGELAERPAPSALVTELEELAAA, from the coding sequence ATGCGCGTCCTGTTCACTGTTTCCCCGTGGCAGACCCACTACGCGTCGATGATCCCCCTGGGTTGGGCTCTCCAGGCCGCAGGCCACGAGGTCCGCGTGCTGTGCGCACGATCGCAGACCCCCCACGTGGGCGCCGCGGGACTACTGCCCGTTCCGGTGCTGGACGGGATGGACGTGGCGACCTGGCTCCGACTCCAGTACTACGAGCAGGCGCGGGCCGGGCTGTGGCCCTACCCCTGGCTGCCACCGCACCCTGAGACCGGCCACCCCCTCACGGCGCTCGACGACTTCGACGCCGCGGAGTTCCAGGAGCGTACGGCGCCGCGGTTGGCGGAACGGGCCGCCCGGAGCTTCGACAGCGCGGTGGAGTTCACCCGCGCCTGGCGACCGGACATCGTCCTGCACGACCCGGCGAGCCCAGAAGGCCAACTCGCCGCCCGGGTGGCGCGCATTCCGGCCGTGCTGTGCCTGTGGGGCCCGGTCGGCACCAGGGAACCCGCGCACATGAGCATCGTGCTCCCCGACCACAGCGCGTCCTTCCCGCGCTACGGCCTGGGCGAGCACCACCCCGACAGTGCGACCCTGGCCATCGACCCCTGCCCGGCCTCCCTGGAACCCCCGACTTCGGCGCGGCGGCTGCGGGTGCGCTACGTCCCCTACAACGGAACCGCCCCCGTCCCCAAATGGACCCCGGTCCCCGCCCGCCGCCCCCGCGTGTGCGTCACCTGGTCGACCGCCCTGACCGTGATCTCCGGCCCCGACTCCTACCTGCTTCCCACGATCCTGCGGGGACTACGAGACGTCGACTGCGAGGTAGTGGTCACCGCCACCGAGCACGACGCCGCCCTTCTCGGGAAACTCCCGCCCGACGTCCGCGTCGTCCCACGCCTGCCCATCCAAGCCCTGCTTCCGCACTGCGACGCCGTGGTGCACCACGGCGGCAGCGGCTCCACCCTCACCTCGCTCTGGGCCGGGGTCCCGCAACTCGTCACCACCTTCGCCGCGGAGCAGGCGGCGACCGGGACGCGTACCGCCGCGACCGGAGCCGCGATCCACCTGCCCGGCCACCACGCGGACTCGGCCGCCATCGGCGCCTCCGTGACGGCGCTGCTGTCCGACCGGTCCTACCGGTCTGCCGCCGAACGCCTGCGCGGGGAGCTGGCCGAGCGTCCGGCGCCCTCCGCCCTCGTCACCGAACTCGAGGAACTGGCCGCGGCCTGA
- a CDS encoding cytochrome P450 family protein: MSEPNLRELTSDLLLFRGMQWIAGASGDPYALLLRAESEDPAELGSLIRDKGDLYQSDTGAWVCGRWSAARELLDDPRLDLCPADGGTRSDEDGWQLKPLSAILPLNGAALTLRRADYERLGTRDAWPFGAAEPDGRPLENLAHDVLERVGSDFDLMDHFARPVAAAATADLLGLSEGPVRDGYADLCTKTRGALDAMLCPPLPRAALDLRAGITDLRDLLTAHAATRPSPAGPAERVDPVALAVLVAAAGTELGAGLIGSAVACLLDHSDQWGRLRDDPSLAAGAVAETERFAPPYRMERFYAGEGFAPARSDLSGAGPAPGDEVVVLFDAVGRDPERFEAPDRFDVTRPSVAPTALSASPRTRALAPWVRALASAAVGVLAERLPRLRAAGERLHHLRSPVVRSLFRFPVAAW, from the coding sequence GTGAGTGAACCGAACCTGCGCGAACTGACCAGCGACCTCCTGCTGTTCCGCGGCATGCAGTGGATCGCGGGAGCCTCGGGCGACCCTTACGCGCTTCTGCTGAGGGCCGAGTCGGAGGATCCGGCGGAACTCGGCAGTCTCATCCGCGACAAGGGTGACCTCTACCAGAGCGACACCGGCGCCTGGGTCTGCGGCCGCTGGTCCGCCGCCCGGGAACTTCTCGACGACCCGCGCCTGGACCTGTGCCCGGCCGACGGCGGCACCCGCAGCGACGAGGACGGTTGGCAGCTCAAGCCGCTGTCCGCCATCCTCCCCCTGAACGGGGCCGCCCTCACCCTGCGGCGCGCCGACTACGAACGGCTGGGCACGCGGGACGCCTGGCCGTTCGGCGCCGCCGAGCCCGACGGCCGCCCCCTGGAGAACCTGGCCCACGACGTTCTGGAGCGGGTCGGCAGCGACTTCGACCTCATGGACCACTTCGCCCGCCCCGTCGCGGCAGCCGCCACCGCCGACCTCCTCGGCCTCTCGGAGGGGCCGGTCCGGGACGGCTACGCCGACCTCTGCACCAAGACCAGAGGCGCTCTCGACGCGATGCTCTGCCCACCGCTCCCCCGAGCCGCCCTCGACCTGCGGGCGGGCATCACCGACCTGCGGGACCTGCTCACCGCCCACGCCGCGACACGCCCCTCCCCGGCCGGCCCCGCCGAGAGGGTGGACCCCGTGGCGCTGGCCGTCCTGGTCGCCGCAGCGGGAACAGAACTCGGAGCTGGCCTGATCGGCTCCGCGGTCGCCTGCCTACTCGACCACTCGGACCAGTGGGGGCGGCTGCGGGACGACCCGTCCCTGGCAGCCGGGGCAGTGGCCGAGACCGAACGGTTCGCCCCGCCCTACCGCATGGAACGGTTCTACGCCGGGGAAGGCTTCGCTCCCGCCCGCTCGGACCTGAGCGGAGCGGGACCGGCCCCGGGAGACGAGGTCGTCGTCCTGTTCGACGCGGTGGGTCGCGACCCCGAGAGATTCGAGGCCCCTGACCGCTTCGACGTCACCCGCCCCTCCGTCGCCCCGACCGCCCTGTCGGCGTCCCCCCGCACCCGTGCGCTGGCTCCGTGGGTGCGCGCGCTGGCCTCCGCGGCCGTGGGTGTCCTCGCGGAACGCCTGCCCCGACTCCGCGCCGCCGGAGAGCGCCTCCACCATCTGAGATCGCCCGTCGTGCGATCGCTGTTCCGATTCCCGGTGGCGGCCTGGTGA